One window from the genome of Spiractinospora alimapuensis encodes:
- the dut gene encoding dUTP diphosphatase yields MSVNSSVTEPAVTVPPVEVLVRRVDPEVPLPGYAHPGDAGADLVTTTDVELGPGERAKVGTGLAIALPEGYAAFVHPRSGLAARHGVTVVNAPGTVDAGYRGEIQVTVLNTDRERSVRFQRGDRIAQLVIQRVERATFNEVSTLPSSVRGTDGFGSTGGHDGA; encoded by the coding sequence ATGTCCGTCAACAGTTCTGTCACCGAGCCCGCCGTGACCGTGCCTCCCGTGGAGGTGCTGGTGCGCCGGGTCGATCCCGAGGTCCCGCTCCCGGGATACGCCCATCCGGGGGACGCTGGGGCCGATCTGGTCACCACCACCGACGTCGAGCTTGGCCCCGGTGAACGCGCCAAGGTCGGAACCGGGCTCGCCATCGCCCTACCCGAGGGGTACGCGGCCTTCGTGCATCCCAGATCCGGCCTGGCCGCACGGCACGGCGTGACCGTGGTCAACGCCCCGGGCACGGTGGACGCCGGCTACCGAGGCGAGATCCAGGTGACCGTGCTGAACACCGACCGGGAGCGGTCGGTACGGTTCCAGCGTGGTGATCGGATCGCGCAACTCGTGATCCAGCGGGTGGAACGCGCCACGTTCAACGAGGTCTCCACACTGCCCTCCTCGGTCCGGGGTACTGACGGCTTTGGGTCGACCGGCGGGCACGACGGCGCGTGA
- a CDS encoding DUF4193 domain-containing protein, with amino-acid sequence MATDYDNPRKTDEEISEDSLQELQARRSDKGTGTIDVDPDEVAEGMELPGADLSDEELSVRVLPRQADEFTCSRCFLVHHRSQLAEERNGKLICRECAA; translated from the coding sequence ATGGCCACGGATTACGACAACCCGCGCAAGACCGATGAGGAGATCAGCGAGGACAGTCTTCAGGAACTCCAGGCTCGGCGCTCCGACAAGGGCACCGGAACGATCGACGTCGATCCCGACGAGGTCGCCGAGGGGATGGAACTGCCGGGGGCTGATCTCTCTGACGAGGAACTGTCGGTACGTGTCCTGCCGCGACAGGCCGACGAGTTCACCTGCTCGCGTTGCTTCCTGGTCCACCACCGCAGTCAGCTCGCCGAGGAACGCAACGGCAAGCTGATCTGCCGGGAATGTGCGGCCTGA
- a CDS encoding sensor histidine kinase: protein MWRVSATGAPSAAGDSTDATYKPDKITLRARLTLIYGLLFFAAGSLLVIVNYVIVAQTLYGLDLRVMVGDFMPDEAYQDDFRQGIIDSVLQDLTRNSVIALLAVGIIALVLGYAVAGRALSPLKRITRTARRLSERSLHERIALGGPDDEIRELADTFDDMLERLDRAFAGQRRFVANASHELRTPLAINRTLLEVALADADVSPDLKTVGHTLLETNSRHERLIEGLLLLAKSENELSERTLVDLREIATQVVSQLSADVSDANITVREELHSAPLTGDPVLLERLVANLVENAARYNRGEDGEIIIRVGRQDGAPALQVENPGPVIADYEVAGLFEPFSRGSPDRTRSSKSAGLGLSIVRSVVRAHGGELQAWPRPGGGLVVTVRFPAATH from the coding sequence ATGTGGCGCGTCTCGGCGACGGGGGCGCCGTCGGCGGCCGGGGACAGCACCGACGCCACCTACAAGCCGGACAAGATCACCCTCCGGGCGCGGCTGACGCTGATCTACGGCCTGTTGTTCTTCGCGGCGGGCTCCCTGCTCGTGATCGTCAACTACGTCATCGTGGCCCAGACGCTGTACGGACTGGACCTGCGGGTGATGGTCGGCGACTTCATGCCAGACGAGGCCTACCAGGACGACTTCCGGCAGGGAATCATCGACAGTGTCCTGCAGGACCTCACCCGCAACTCCGTGATCGCCCTGCTCGCGGTCGGGATCATCGCGCTCGTCCTCGGTTACGCGGTCGCGGGCCGCGCCCTGTCCCCACTGAAGCGGATCACACGGACGGCGCGGCGCCTCTCCGAGCGTTCCCTCCACGAGCGCATCGCTCTCGGTGGGCCGGACGACGAGATCCGGGAGCTGGCGGACACGTTCGACGACATGCTGGAGCGGCTCGACCGCGCCTTCGCGGGGCAGCGCAGGTTCGTGGCGAACGCGTCGCACGAACTGCGGACCCCACTGGCGATCAACCGCACGCTACTCGAGGTCGCCCTGGCGGACGCGGACGTCTCGCCCGACCTCAAGACGGTCGGACACACGTTGCTGGAGACCAACTCACGCCACGAGCGCCTGATCGAGGGACTTCTGCTCCTCGCCAAGAGCGAGAACGAACTCTCCGAACGCACACTCGTGGACCTCAGGGAGATCGCGACCCAGGTCGTGTCCCAGCTCTCCGCCGACGTCAGCGACGCCAACATCACCGTGCGGGAGGAACTGCACAGCGCCCCGCTGACTGGCGACCCGGTGCTGTTGGAGCGGTTGGTGGCCAACCTCGTCGAGAACGCGGCCCGCTACAACCGTGGCGAGGACGGGGAGATCATCATCCGGGTGGGGCGTCAGGACGGCGCTCCGGCACTACAGGTGGAGAACCCGGGACCGGTGATCGCCGACTACGAGGTCGCCGGGCTCTTCGAACCCTTCAGCCGGGGCAGCCCCGACCGCACACGATCCAGCAAGAGCGCGGGCCTCGGGTTGTCCATCGTCCGTTCCGTCGTCCGCGCCCACGGTGGGGAGCTTCAGGCGTGGCCCCGCCCGGGCGGTGGCCTCGTGGTGACGGTGCGGTTCCCCGCGGCGACGCACTGA
- a CDS encoding DUF3710 domain-containing protein, translating into MFGRRNKKRGSEPAQGATEDAASSSTGDAADGDTSGATAGGPWDSDQDVPEQQRIDFGSLRIPVGPDVGVSWEFDKSRKRIAAIRVIAEKSIVRIQAFAAPKSQGLWEEAREGLVAGLSRRGGRSKVVEGPLGPELRAVVPVPDKKDDQGRSLVQPARYVGVDGPRWMLRVDIHGAAAIQPDSAAAARIEEILRGIVVVRGTGPKPPREALELRLSSQTQELVERARQRAAEQQAQADETADTVDTDETVDTGGTGDEPAPSEASRGNSD; encoded by the coding sequence GTGTTTGGTCGTCGAAACAAGAAGCGGGGATCCGAGCCGGCCCAGGGGGCCACGGAGGACGCGGCGTCGTCCTCGACCGGTGACGCCGCGGACGGTGACACCTCCGGGGCCACCGCCGGCGGCCCCTGGGACTCAGACCAGGACGTACCCGAGCAGCAGCGCATCGACTTCGGCAGCCTGCGAATTCCCGTGGGGCCCGACGTCGGCGTGAGCTGGGAGTTCGACAAGTCGCGCAAACGCATCGCCGCCATCCGCGTCATCGCGGAGAAGTCGATCGTGCGGATTCAGGCGTTCGCCGCGCCCAAGTCGCAGGGCCTCTGGGAGGAGGCTCGGGAGGGCCTGGTCGCGGGTCTGAGCCGTCGCGGTGGGAGGTCCAAAGTGGTCGAGGGGCCACTGGGTCCCGAGCTACGCGCCGTCGTCCCCGTGCCGGACAAGAAGGACGACCAGGGACGGTCCCTCGTCCAGCCCGCACGCTACGTGGGCGTTGACGGACCCCGGTGGATGCTGCGGGTCGACATCCACGGCGCCGCGGCGATCCAGCCGGACTCCGCCGCCGCCGCTCGGATCGAGGAGATCCTCCGTGGCATCGTCGTGGTGCGCGGCACCGGCCCCAAGCCACCTCGCGAGGCCTTGGAGCTGCGTCTGTCCAGCCAAACCCAGGAACTGGTCGAACGCGCCCGTCAACGCGCCGCGGAACAGCAGGCACAGGCCGACGAGACCGCCGACACTGTCGACACGGACGAAACGGTCGACACGGGCGGCACGGGCGACGAACCAGCCCCCAGCGAGGCCAGCCGCGGCAACTCCGACTGA
- a CDS encoding DUF4235 domain-containing protein produces MGDNDGDRTTAIVGWVAGMAAGFVARKAIAYAWTRATGKEPPNDPQSPEVSLGEAIGWAVVTGVCIETAQILAVRAARRRLRQPSGEITS; encoded by the coding sequence ATGGGAGACAACGACGGGGATCGGACGACAGCCATCGTCGGCTGGGTCGCCGGTATGGCGGCCGGGTTCGTCGCCCGGAAGGCGATCGCCTACGCCTGGACCCGCGCGACGGGCAAGGAGCCGCCGAACGATCCGCAGTCACCGGAGGTGAGCCTCGGTGAGGCGATCGGCTGGGCCGTGGTCACGGGCGTCTGCATCGAGACCGCGCAGATTCTCGCGGTCCGCGCCGCGCGCCGTCGCCTGCGGCAGCCGAGCGGGGAAATCACCAGCTAG
- a CDS encoding response regulator transcription factor — translation MRVLVVEDEQVLADAVAKGLRQESIAVDTVYDGDSALDRALVNEYDVVVLDRDLPGMHGDEVCRFLVNDSYPGRILMLTASGEISDKVEGLALGADDYLAKPFAFAELLARVRALARRSGRPLPPVLERAGITLNPLTHSVERDGHDVALTPKEFAVLEVLMRADGGVVSAEQLLEKAWDENADPFTNVVRVTVMTLRKKLGDPPVVHTVPGVGYQV, via the coding sequence GTGCGAGTTCTTGTGGTGGAGGACGAACAGGTACTGGCGGACGCTGTGGCCAAGGGCCTTCGCCAGGAGTCGATCGCGGTGGACACGGTCTACGACGGGGACAGCGCGCTGGACCGGGCCCTGGTCAACGAGTACGACGTCGTCGTCCTCGACCGCGACCTGCCCGGGATGCACGGTGACGAGGTCTGCCGATTCCTCGTCAACGACAGCTATCCCGGACGGATCCTCATGTTGACCGCGTCCGGCGAGATCAGCGACAAGGTCGAGGGACTCGCGCTCGGCGCCGACGACTACCTCGCCAAGCCGTTCGCCTTCGCCGAACTCCTCGCCCGCGTACGGGCGCTCGCCCGGCGCAGCGGACGCCCGCTGCCCCCAGTATTGGAACGGGCGGGCATCACCCTCAACCCACTGACCCACTCGGTGGAGCGTGACGGCCACGACGTCGCGCTGACGCCGAAGGAGTTCGCGGTGCTCGAGGTGCTGATGCGGGCCGACGGGGGTGTGGTCAGCGCCGAACAGCTCCTGGAGAAGGCCTGGGACGAGAACGCGGACCCCTTCACCAACGTCGTGCGGGTCACGGTGATGACGCTGCGGAAGAAACTGGGCGACCCGCCCGTTGTCCACACAGTTCCCGGAGTGGGCTACCAGGTCTGA
- the valS gene encoding valine--tRNA ligase encodes MTQRSRSFSVPDKPSLEGIEDKWATVWDESGVYHFDRSRDRADVYSIDTPPPTVSGSLHIGHAFSYTHTDIVARYQRMLGKAVFYPMGWDDNGLPTERRVQNYFGVRCDPSLPYDPDFTPPEKPDPKRQVPISRRNFIALCEQLTVEDEKVFEHVWRRLGLSVDWRYTYATIDDHSRTVSQRAFLRNLRRGEAYLAQAPTLWDVTFRTAVAQAELEERERPGAYHRVAFHRPDGTPVHIETTRPELIPACVALVAHPDDGRYAHLFGTTVRSPVFDVDVEVHAHPLADPDKGSGIAMICTFGDITDVTWWRELRLPTRAIIGRDGRIVAEAPEGIDSERGREAYATLAGATAHTARERIVELLRESGDLDGEPRAITHPVKFYERGERPLEVVTTRQWYIKNGGRDDQLREELLERGRELTWYPDHMRVRYENWVGGLNGDWLVSRQRFFGIPFPVWYTLDAEGNPDYDAPILPQESELPVDPSSDTPAGFEESQRGQPGGFMGDPDVIDTWATSSLTPQIAGGWEHDPDLFNRVFPMDLRPQGQDIIRTWLFVSVVRAHFENGSLPWRNAGISGWILDPDRKKMSKSKGNVVTPLDLLERYSSDAIRYWAASGRLGTDTALDEGQMKVGRRLSIKILNASRFALSVAAQAAGDDDQAMDAERVTEPLDRAMLAALAEVVSDATTALNSYDHTRALERTERFFWELCDDYLELVKARAYESDSAGGASARAALLIALSTLHRLFAPFLPYVAEEVWSWWQEGSVHVQPWPGATEIRAAAGNGDPAVLAATAEVLRAVRKAKSEAKLSMRAEVSEVVVSGKAAANVAVAEGDLTAAGHVGRLELRADDNDLSVDVVL; translated from the coding sequence ATGACCCAGCGATCTCGTTCTTTCAGTGTGCCCGACAAGCCCTCACTCGAAGGGATCGAGGACAAATGGGCCACGGTATGGGACGAGTCCGGTGTCTACCACTTTGACCGGTCTCGCGACCGGGCCGACGTCTACTCGATCGACACCCCGCCGCCCACGGTGTCGGGGTCGCTGCACATCGGACACGCGTTCTCCTACACCCACACCGACATCGTCGCGCGGTACCAGCGCATGCTGGGCAAGGCCGTCTTCTACCCCATGGGGTGGGACGACAACGGCCTCCCCACCGAGCGTCGGGTGCAGAACTACTTCGGGGTGCGGTGCGACCCTTCCCTCCCCTACGACCCCGACTTCACCCCACCGGAGAAGCCGGACCCCAAGCGGCAGGTCCCGATCTCGCGGCGCAACTTCATCGCGTTGTGCGAGCAGCTCACCGTCGAGGACGAGAAGGTCTTCGAACACGTCTGGCGCCGGCTGGGCCTGAGCGTCGACTGGCGCTACACCTACGCCACCATCGACGACCACTCCCGCACGGTGTCCCAGCGCGCCTTCCTGCGCAACCTGCGGCGGGGGGAGGCCTACCTGGCCCAGGCGCCGACCCTGTGGGACGTCACCTTCCGCACGGCGGTCGCTCAGGCCGAGCTGGAGGAGCGGGAGCGTCCTGGCGCCTACCACCGGGTCGCCTTCCATCGCCCTGACGGCACACCGGTGCACATCGAGACCACGCGACCCGAGCTGATTCCGGCCTGCGTCGCCCTCGTGGCGCACCCTGACGACGGTCGCTACGCCCACCTGTTCGGCACCACGGTGCGATCGCCGGTGTTCGACGTCGATGTCGAGGTCCACGCCCACCCGCTGGCCGATCCCGACAAGGGGTCAGGCATCGCGATGATCTGCACCTTCGGTGACATCACCGACGTGACGTGGTGGCGGGAGCTCCGGCTGCCGACCCGTGCCATCATCGGCCGGGACGGGCGAATCGTGGCCGAGGCCCCCGAGGGGATCGACTCCGAACGGGGACGGGAGGCCTACGCCACCCTGGCCGGAGCGACCGCGCACACCGCGCGCGAACGCATCGTCGAACTCCTCCGCGAGTCGGGTGACCTCGACGGCGAGCCACGCGCCATCACCCACCCCGTGAAGTTCTACGAGCGGGGTGAGCGTCCACTCGAGGTGGTCACCACCCGTCAGTGGTACATCAAGAACGGGGGGCGTGACGACCAGCTCCGCGAAGAACTACTGGAGCGGGGCCGGGAGCTCACCTGGTACCCCGACCACATGCGCGTGCGGTACGAGAACTGGGTGGGTGGCCTCAACGGCGACTGGCTCGTGAGCCGCCAGCGGTTCTTCGGCATCCCCTTCCCCGTCTGGTACACGTTGGACGCGGAGGGCAACCCCGACTACGACGCCCCGATCCTTCCCCAGGAGTCGGAGCTGCCCGTTGACCCCAGCTCGGACACCCCCGCGGGCTTCGAGGAGTCCCAGCGGGGCCAGCCGGGCGGCTTCATGGGAGACCCCGACGTCATTGACACCTGGGCGACGTCGTCGTTGACCCCTCAGATCGCCGGGGGATGGGAGCACGACCCCGACCTGTTCAATCGGGTGTTCCCGATGGATCTGCGGCCCCAGGGCCAGGACATCATCCGTACGTGGCTGTTCGTCTCCGTGGTGCGGGCGCACTTCGAGAACGGCTCGCTTCCGTGGCGCAACGCCGGGATCTCGGGCTGGATCCTGGATCCCGATCGCAAGAAGATGTCGAAGTCCAAGGGCAACGTGGTGACTCCCCTGGACCTGTTGGAGCGTTACAGCTCCGACGCCATCCGCTACTGGGCGGCGAGCGGCCGGCTGGGGACGGACACCGCACTGGACGAGGGCCAGATGAAGGTGGGGCGTCGCCTCTCCATCAAGATCCTCAACGCGAGCCGGTTCGCCCTGTCGGTCGCGGCCCAGGCGGCCGGCGACGACGACCAGGCCATGGACGCCGAGCGGGTGACCGAACCGCTGGACCGCGCCATGCTCGCGGCCTTGGCCGAGGTGGTCTCCGACGCGACCACCGCGTTGAACTCCTATGACCACACCAGGGCGCTGGAGCGTACCGAGCGTTTCTTCTGGGAGCTCTGCGACGACTACCTGGAACTGGTCAAGGCCCGGGCCTACGAGTCCGACAGTGCCGGCGGCGCGTCGGCCCGCGCCGCCCTGTTGATCGCGTTGTCGACCCTGCACCGCCTTTTCGCACCGTTCCTTCCCTACGTCGCCGAGGAGGTGTGGTCCTGGTGGCAGGAGGGATCGGTGCACGTCCAGCCGTGGCCCGGTGCGACCGAGATCCGCGCGGCGGCGGGCAACGGTGACCCGGCGGTCCTCGCCGCGACGGCGGAGGTGTTGCGCGCGGTGCGCAAGGCGAAGTCCGAGGCCAAGCTGTCGATGCGGGCCGAGGTGAGCGAGGTCGTGGTCAGCGGCAAGGCGGCGGCCAACGTCGCCGTCGCGGAGGGGGACCTCACCGCCGCGGGCCACGTGGGGCGGCTGGAGCTTCGCGCCGACGACAACGACCTCTCCGTCGACGTCGTTCTGTGA
- a CDS encoding PH domain-containing protein yields the protein MTNAASGDDTPHGGPERPEPQPEASTDGAPRDGEREPARPRDEADVDGAPPLHGPPSDDEPDGADSPHPVPGVTNGPPWWPTAEGEPSDPEVAWAIAPTEPEYVPEREYHLSPLTMITAPVRYLRNFLIPLVVILFVGSTNPWALASALVVLVSFFVSGLVTYQTFRYRVGAERLEIRQGLISRSRRTIPLERIRGVDVTSTLLHRILGLAVVRIEAASGRGESEEGKLDAVSRREADRLRQVLLRRKEELRERKAGEDPSSPTGDTEGTEGAVRASGTGAGGPHSDALEVPAATDASSGAETTVSRGTGTNGADRTYFTMPRRWYLYGAVTLGYLLTPFVALAALLGVVAQAIGQVEVDIRREDAEGALEWLSQVAEIPLAWIVSGVLLGLAVLMPTFAVVAYAINHWAFSLTQREQSLVTSRGLFTRHSVTLERRRIRGYELIDTPLERLVRAVQLRAIVTGLGDVSTRAVLLPLGNRPRVMDVVDRALGSFRSTLRAHPRAALARRLFRAVAPWLVVAVVALATRYDTVAVLALVLAVVNVPLGWDRYRSLGHGYDGDHVSVRSGSLRRRHAVVHRQAVIGWRWNQTIFQRRVGLATLTATVGAGTGGYSAIDAAMEDSVRFADTVSPATVRPFIEVDEPDTPPGPRLDGGLGA from the coding sequence GTGACCAACGCCGCGAGCGGAGACGACACCCCCCACGGCGGACCCGAGCGACCGGAACCACAGCCCGAGGCGTCCACCGACGGGGCCCCTCGCGACGGTGAACGGGAGCCGGCGCGCCCTCGAGACGAGGCCGACGTCGACGGAGCACCCCCACTCCACGGCCCACCCTCCGACGACGAACCGGACGGTGCGGACTCGCCCCACCCGGTGCCTGGAGTGACCAACGGTCCACCGTGGTGGCCCACGGCCGAGGGTGAGCCCTCCGACCCCGAGGTCGCCTGGGCGATCGCCCCGACCGAACCGGAGTACGTCCCCGAGCGGGAGTACCACCTCAGCCCGCTGACCATGATCACGGCTCCGGTCCGGTACCTGCGCAACTTCCTCATCCCGCTGGTCGTCATCCTCTTCGTCGGATCGACCAACCCCTGGGCGCTGGCGTCGGCGCTGGTGGTCCTCGTCTCGTTCTTCGTCAGCGGACTCGTGACCTACCAGACCTTCCGTTACCGGGTCGGCGCCGAGCGACTCGAGATCCGCCAAGGTCTCATCAGCCGATCTCGACGTACCATTCCCCTCGAGCGCATCCGGGGCGTGGACGTCACCTCGACGCTCCTGCATCGGATCCTGGGCTTGGCCGTCGTCCGGATCGAGGCCGCCTCGGGGCGGGGTGAGTCGGAGGAGGGCAAGCTCGACGCCGTGTCTCGGCGTGAAGCGGACCGGCTGCGCCAGGTGCTGCTGCGTCGCAAGGAGGAGCTGCGCGAACGCAAGGCCGGTGAGGACCCGAGTTCCCCGACAGGGGACACCGAGGGGACCGAGGGGGCGGTCCGCGCCTCGGGCACCGGTGCCGGAGGACCTCACTCCGACGCGTTGGAGGTGCCGGCCGCGACGGATGCTTCCTCGGGCGCGGAGACAACGGTGTCGCGAGGGACGGGGACGAACGGGGCGGACCGCACCTACTTCACCATGCCCCGCCGCTGGTACCTCTATGGCGCGGTGACCCTCGGCTACCTCCTGACGCCCTTCGTGGCCCTGGCCGCGTTGCTCGGAGTCGTCGCACAGGCCATCGGCCAGGTCGAGGTCGACATCAGGAGAGAGGACGCCGAAGGGGCCCTCGAGTGGCTCTCCCAGGTGGCCGAGATCCCCCTGGCGTGGATCGTCTCGGGTGTGCTCCTCGGCCTCGCCGTCCTCATGCCGACCTTCGCGGTCGTCGCCTACGCCATCAACCACTGGGCCTTCAGCCTGACGCAGCGTGAGCAGTCCCTGGTGACCTCCCGCGGGCTGTTCACGCGACACAGCGTGACCCTGGAGCGGCGCCGCATCCGTGGCTACGAGCTGATCGACACGCCGCTGGAGCGACTGGTGCGGGCGGTCCAACTCCGGGCGATCGTCACCGGACTCGGTGACGTCTCCACCCGCGCGGTCCTCCTCCCGCTGGGAAACCGGCCTCGCGTCATGGACGTCGTCGACCGTGCTCTGGGGTCCTTCCGCTCCACGCTGCGCGCGCACCCCCGAGCCGCACTGGCGCGCCGCCTGTTCCGGGCGGTCGCGCCCTGGTTGGTGGTCGCCGTGGTGGCCCTCGCGACGCGGTACGACACCGTCGCCGTCCTCGCCCTGGTCCTCGCCGTCGTCAACGTTCCACTGGGGTGGGACCGGTACCGCTCCCTCGGCCACGGATACGACGGAGACCACGTCAGTGTCCGTTCGGGCAGCCTGCGCCGCAGGCACGCAGTGGTCCACCGTCAGGCGGTCATCGGCTGGCGCTGGAACCAGACGATCTTCCAGCGCCGGGTCGGGCTGGCCACGCTGACCGCCACCGTCGGGGCCGGGACGGGAGGATACTCAGCGATCGACGCCGCCATGGAGGACTCGGTCCGGTTCGCCGACACCGTCTCACCCGCGACGGTCCGCCCCTTCATCGAGGTGGACGAGCCGGACACCCCACCAGGCCCGCGGCTCGACGGCGGTCTCGGGGCCTAA